A genomic region of Arachis stenosperma cultivar V10309 chromosome 9, arast.V10309.gnm1.PFL2, whole genome shotgun sequence contains the following coding sequences:
- the LOC130950108 gene encoding ankyrin repeat-containing protein NPR4-like codes for MSTEDVKLIDNQGFTALLEVTYGRDVRVAQCLVQRNRELLTIPSDDHWIPLTRALSVSNMEVAPYLFRETPAEELAPEKGINGVRVLSTCFSSQILLDKALNLLRNYPKLAVTPGLGGSTFLETLASVPSAFPSGRQLTFWERLIFRRRRNIYKVDESNVTYKHSRELLQIACKQLPELRKEELEKSRARLALIQAAKMGIPEFIKEVIKKHPHVFWAGENPRNAIFVGVEYRQASVFDLIHGMVWKNALAEMTDRNGNTLLHMAGVLAPSAQLHDISGAALQMQRELQWFKEVESITPASRKESLNNDKKTARQLFTEEHKDLGKQGEKWMKGTATYFSLVAALVATVVFAAAFTVPGGNDQTTGYPIFSKKKAFVVFVLSDAISLFSSSTSIIMFLGILTSRYAEDDFLKALPLKLITGLLTLFISMASMLVAFSSALFVMLHGKEWIVIPVSFLACVPIGSFLWLQCPLFLEITISTFGPSIFDRNADKHWLTR; via the exons ATGTCAACGGAGGATGTTAAACTGATAGACAATCAGGGCTTCACGGCTCTTCTTGAAGTTACTTACGGTAGAGACGTCAGAGTGGCACAATGCCTTGTCCAACGCAACAGGGAATTGCTTACAATTCCTTCAGATGATCATTGGATTCCTCTCACACGTGCTCTTAGCGTTAGTAACATGGAAGTTGCTCCCTACCTTTTTCGCGAAACTCCAGCGGAAGAATTAGCACCTGAAAAGGGAATCAATGGGGTTAGAGTTCTCAGCACGTGTTTTTCCTCTCAGATATTATTAG ACAAGGCTCTAAATTTACTGCGTAATTACCCAAAGTTAGCAGTAACACCAGGGCTTGGTGGGTCAACATTTTTGGAAACTTTGGCAAGTGTACCTTCTGCATTCCCTAGTGGGCGTCAACTCACATTCTGGGAAAGATTGATCTTCAGAA GAAGACGAAATATATACAAAGTTGATGAATCAAACGTAACCTACAAGCACTCTCGTGAGCTTCTACAGATTGCATGTAAACAACTACCCGAATTAAGAAAAGAAGAGCTTGAAAAAAGTCGAGCACGTCTGGCACTAATTCAAGCCGCCAAAATGGGGATCCCAGAGTTTATCAAGGAAGTGATAAAGAAGCACCCACACGTTTTCTGGGCAGGTGAAAATCCCAGAAATGCTATATTTGTCGGTGTTGAATATCGCCAAGCCAGTGTTTTTGATCTTATTCACGGTATGGTTTGGAAAAATGCACTTGCTGAAATGACGGACAGGAATGGCAACACTCTGCTTCACATGGCAGGAGTGTTAGCTCCGAGCGCACAGCTTCATGATATCTCTGGTGCCGCTTTACAAATGCAAAGGGAATTACAGTGGTTCAAGGAAGTGGAGAGTATCACACCAGCTTCAAGGAAGGAGTCTTTAAACAATGACAAAAAAACTGCTCGACAATTGTTCACGGAAGAACACAAGGATTTGGGGAAACAAGGTGAGAAATGGATGAAAGGAACAGCCACTTATTTTAGTCTTGTAGCAGCTCTTGTAGCCACGGTGGTTTTTGCTGCCGCATTTACGGTTCCAGGTGGTAATGACCAGACCACAGGTTACCCTATTTTCTCAAAGAAAAAGGCATTTGTGGTGTTTGTATTATCTGATGCAATATCgctcttttcttcttcaactTCCATAATCATGTTCTTAGGCATTCTCACTTCCCGTTATGCTGAAGATGATTTTCTCAAGGCATTACCTTTGAAGCTTATCACAGGCCTTCTGACTTTATTCATCTCCATGGCATCCATGTTGGTAGCATTTTCTTCAGCGCTCTTTGTTATGCTTCATGGGAAAGAATGGATTGTTATACCTGTAAGTTTTCTTGCTTGTGTTCCAATTGGTTCCTTCCTTTGGTTGCAATGTCCACTTTTCCTTGAGATCACAATATCAACCTTCGGGCCAAGCATCTTTGATAGGAATGCTGATAAGCATTGGCTCACTCGATAA